A single window of Pontibacillus chungwhensis DNA harbors:
- a CDS encoding IS4 family transposase encodes MNKINTPIQILQSIIPSKTLEERLAQDYNFEEKARKFSAIDLLHFYLEAGVKRWTGYREGSETLVEQGDFESLNHSTISKKAQEVPYEFFRDLFQELLQRLTTSQKKKFLKDYSLFAIDSTTITFRHQTRSWAKYRKHLYAIKLHTEFNIDQKMPTHVFDTTGKDSDIMMAPLIFLHKDFPAIRVADRAYGAKDLLDQLSSEEKPFVIRLKAGIKHDVQSHNEFDFNEEWPVVADYNAFLGAKNTQTTYTYRIVTVPSETGEPIYLATNVMDLKAEKISEVYKMRWEIELFFRWIKQNLDIPNPFGMSKNKVLSQVYATLIAYLLLRSTFNETQPKWSTYTKLSFKEFTRKFIKSTLPIEVGIEIGLLLKNWRSVSNSTGKI; translated from the coding sequence ATGAACAAAATTAACACACCTATTCAAATTCTACAATCTATAATTCCTTCCAAAACCTTAGAGGAGCGGTTAGCTCAAGATTATAATTTTGAGGAAAAAGCCAGGAAATTTTCCGCGATAGACCTTCTTCATTTCTATTTAGAAGCCGGCGTGAAGCGTTGGACTGGGTATCGTGAAGGATCCGAAACGCTAGTGGAACAGGGAGATTTTGAATCCCTGAATCACTCCACGATCTCTAAAAAAGCCCAAGAAGTCCCCTATGAATTCTTTAGAGATTTATTTCAAGAATTGCTTCAGCGATTAACAACATCCCAAAAGAAAAAATTCTTAAAAGACTATTCTCTGTTCGCGATCGACTCAACAACGATTACCTTCAGACACCAAACTAGGAGCTGGGCGAAATATCGAAAACATCTCTATGCGATTAAACTCCATACAGAATTTAATATCGATCAAAAAATGCCCACCCATGTCTTCGATACCACAGGAAAAGATAGTGATATCATGATGGCACCTTTGATCTTCTTACATAAGGATTTTCCAGCTATTCGAGTCGCTGATCGAGCCTACGGAGCTAAGGATCTTTTGGATCAACTGAGCTCAGAGGAAAAGCCGTTTGTCATTCGTCTCAAAGCCGGGATCAAACACGACGTTCAAAGTCACAATGAATTTGACTTTAATGAAGAGTGGCCTGTCGTAGCCGATTATAACGCCTTTTTAGGCGCAAAGAATACGCAAACTACGTATACCTATCGAATCGTTACGGTTCCAAGCGAAACGGGTGAACCGATCTATTTAGCTACAAATGTAATGGATTTAAAGGCTGAAAAGATTTCAGAGGTCTATAAAATGCGCTGGGAAATTGAACTATTCTTTCGGTGGATCAAACAAAACTTAGACATTCCAAACCCGTTTGGAATGTCTAAGAACAAGGTTTTAAGTCAAGTATATGCGACGCTAATCGCTTACCTGTTATTACGTTCCACTTTCAATGAAACGCAGCCTAAGTGGTCAACTTATACCAAACTTTCCTTCAAGGAATTCACTCGAAAATTTATCAAAAGCACCCTTCCAATAGAAGTTGGTATCGAAATTGGGTTGCTTCTCAAAAATTGGCGAAGTGTATCCAATTCAACTGGTAAAATATAG
- a CDS encoding phage holin family protein, translated as MVNWLFSIILNAVAIIAVDQLFDSIYLEGFGTAILASFILSILNVIVRPILVVLTLPITVLSLGLFLFVINAITLMITQSVLGQSFEIEGFGMAILAAIILSILNLILNQLFKDAKN; from the coding sequence ATTGTGAATTGGCTTTTTAGTATTATTTTAAATGCGGTTGCGATTATAGCTGTCGATCAATTGTTTGATTCCATATACTTAGAAGGGTTTGGAACGGCGATATTGGCAAGTTTCATTCTGTCGATTCTGAATGTCATTGTGCGTCCAATTCTAGTCGTCTTAACCTTACCGATAACAGTCCTGTCGCTTGGTTTATTCTTATTTGTGATCAATGCGATTACGCTTATGATCACGCAAAGCGTACTGGGACAGAGTTTCGAGATTGAAGGATTTGGAATGGCCATTCTAGCGGCCATCATACTATCCATCTTAAACCTAATTCTGAACCAACTATTCAAAGACGCTAAGAACTAA